One Cucurbita pepo subsp. pepo cultivar mu-cu-16 chromosome LG09, ASM280686v2, whole genome shotgun sequence DNA window includes the following coding sequences:
- the LOC111802734 gene encoding uncharacterized protein LOC111802734, translating to MARWDEIFSLPVQNPSTLEFSSADLVWSKVEGWRDNVDRVAVIPFARVDDFVRGESSNKECPTRFHVEARRRRALKAPFKPKVDGVLEYIMYWCSFGPDDHRKGGVVRPSRNTYIPKKKNAGRPNTKRGCTCHFIVKRLIAEPSIALIIYNEDKHVDKKGLPCHGPQDKKAEGTRAMFAPYISEDLRLRVLSLLYVGVSVETIMQRHNESVEKQGGPCNRDDLLTHRYVRIQERSIRRSTHELDEDDAVSINMWVEGHRSNVFFYEDFTDTDTFTLGIQTEWQLQQMIRFGNRGLLASDSRFGTNKLKYPVHSLVVFNLDYNAIPVAWIISPRFSSGDAHRWMRALHSRVQTKDPTWKLAGFVVDDPLADVPTIREIFQCSVLLSFWRVRHAWHKNVLKKCVEIEKRAEILRQLGQAVDRVCRGDEKVDLFEQLIKDQVDDPDLIDYFRATWCPRLGLWTTALRNLPLTSLETCAAMEFYHSQLKLRLLNEEDVDVYQRTDWLVYKLGTKVHSYFWLDEYSEKNNFSRYWKDEWMSGLTYWRRALRIPDSDVVVEGNIAKVTDQITRDRKFVVWNPGSQFGLCDCRWAEMGNLCEHICKVINICRKKGTTKPSISSLQYQKALTDLLCCPPHDSLIRDHAVSFAMSVQKQLNALISMGSNNQESRSPFQEHKTDTEVYLRDIVLRNKSKSNQNKSDRASVQEAASNYITDNASSLLIDSTVSGKYVNGETAGEDCHCTEMDVDTTSISISPRRLNSVEEVVDGNSFEQSTNTVQIDMVPSS from the exons atgGCCAGATGGGACGAGATTTTTTCTCTTCCAGTACAGAATCCTTCAACCTTGGAATTTTCTTCCGCTGATCTTGTGTGGTCTAAGGTAGAAGGATGGCGTGACAACGTGGATAGAGTTGCAGTAATCCCTTTTGCTAGAGTTGATGATTTTGTACGTGGCGAATCTTCAAATAAAGAATGTCCAACCAGATTTCATGTTGAAGCAAGGCGACGACGAGCATTGAAAGCACCTTTCAAACCGAAGGTTGATGGTGTACTGGAATACATTAT GTATTGGTGTTCGTTTGGTCCTGATGACCACAGGAAGGGGGGAGTTGTACGACCCAGTAGAAATACTTATAtaccaaagaagaaaaatgctGGAAGGCCAAACACTAAAAGGGGTTGCACGTGCCACTTCATTGTCAAACGTTTAATTGCTGAACCATCTATTGCACTGATCATATATAATGAGGACAAGCATGTAGACAAGAAGGGATTGCCATGCCATGGTCCTCAAGACAAGAAGGCTGAAGGTACTCGTGCTATGTTTGCACCATACATCTCTGAAGATCTTCGTTTACGTGTATTGTCGCTTCTATATGTTGGCGTTTCTGTGGAGACCATTATGCAGAGACATAATGAATCGGTGGAGAAACAGGGTGGTCCATGCAACCGTGATGACCTTTTAACTCATAGATATGTAAGAATACAAGAGAGAAGCATCAGGCGTTCCACTCATGAgcttgatgaagatgatgcaGTAAGCATTAACATGTGGGTTGAGGGCCATCGTagtaatgttttcttttatgaagATTTTACTGATACAGACACCTTTACTTTGGGAATTCAAACAGAGTGGCAATTACAACAAATGATACGATTCGGTAATCGTGGCCTTCTTGCTTCAGATTCCAGGTTTGGAACAAACAAGTTGAAG TATCCAGTTCATAGTCTGGTAGTATTCAATTTAGACTACAACGCAATTCCAGTAGCTTGGATTATATCACCAAGATTTTCCAGTGGAGATGCCCATAGGTGGATGAGGGCTCTTCATAGCAGAGTTCAAACCAAAGATCCTACATGGAAGTTGGCTGGCTTTGTTGTGGACGATCCTCTTGCTGATGTACCGACAATCAG GGAGATATTTCAATGTTCTGTTTTATTAAGCTTTTGGCGGGTCCGTCATGCATGGCATAAAAATGTACTGAAGAAATGTGTGGAAATTGAGAAGCGAGCTGAGATATTAAGACAGCTTGGGCAAGCAGTGGATAGAGTTTGCCGAGGTGATGAAAAGGTGGATTTATTTGAACAGCTGATTAAAGATCAAGTTGATGATCCAGATTTAATTGACTACTTTAGGGCAACCTGGTGTCCTAGACTAG GGTTGTGGACTACTGCACTAAGAAACCTTCCACTCACCAGTCTGGAAACATGTGCTGCAATGGAGTTTTACCACAGCCAATTGAAGTTACGATTGCtaaatgaagaagatgttgaTGTTTATCAGCGCACGGACTGGTTGGTCTACAAGCTGGGTACAAAGGTACACTCTTACTTCTGGCTTGATGAGTACTCGGagaagaataatttttcacGGTATTGGAAAGATGAATGGATGAGTGGTTTGACATATTGGCGCAGAGCATTGAGAATTCCAGACTCTGATGTTGTCGTTGAAGGAAATATCGCAAAAGTTACCGACCAAATTACTCGAGACAGGAAATTTGTTGTTTGGAATCCTGGTTCGCAGTTCGGTCTTTGTGATTGCAGATGGGCAGAAATGGGTAATCTATGTGAGCATATCTGCAAGGTTATTAACATATGTCGTAAGAAAGGAACTACAAAACCATCAATCAGCTCATTGCAGTACCAGAAGGCCTTGACCGACCTGCTGTGCTGTCCACCTCACGATTCGTTAATACGTGATCATGCTGTATCGTTTGCAATGTCTGTTCAGAAGCAGTTGAATGCACTAATCAGCATGGGGAGCAACAACCAAGAGTCGAGGAGTCCTTTCCAGGAGCATAAAACTGACACGGAAGTATATCTGAGGGATATTGTACTTAGAAACAAGTCTAAGTCGAACCAGAACAAGAGTGACCGTGCCTCGGTACAAGAAGCTGCTTCTAATTATATTACCGATAATGCCAGTAGCTTGCTTATTGATTCAACTGTGTCTGGAAAGTATGTGAATGGCGAAACTGCTGGGGAGGACTGCCATTGTACTGAGATGGATGTCGATACAACGTCAATCTCTATATCACCACGTCGACTAAATTCCGTTGAAGAGGTTGTCGACGGTAATTcctttgaacaaagtacaaatACAGTACAGATTGATATGGTACCTTCCAGTTGA
- the LOC111802142 gene encoding non-classical arabinogalactan protein 30-like, producing the protein MASLTVSVFVITLLFHCSFNVFEAAEYHESPAPAPADHYLVAPSPQHLPPSSESPIPHQPPSQSPIPHHLPPSSESPIPHQPPSQSPVPHHLPPSSESPIPHHPPSQSPVPHHLPPSSESPTPHHPPSQSPVPHHLPPSSESPIPHQPPSQSPVPHHLPPSPSPHYAPVEPPKPHTYHQRRSIEVEGVVYCKSCKYPGVETLLDAKPLSGAMVQMTCKNTKHSRVVVTATTDNNGYFWLASKDVSSHAYHRCKVYNVKSSDKNCTITSKMNGGIEGAELKPVKAFLDVEKKPVVLYRVGPLAYEPTCPR; encoded by the exons ATGGCTTCTCTTACCGTAAGTGTTTTTGTAATAACGCTTCTCTTCCATTGTAGTTTCAATGTCTTTGAAGCTGCGGAGTATCACGAGAGTCCTGCTCCTGCACCAGCTGACCATTATCTAGTTGCCCCGAGCCCCCAACACCTTCCTCCGTCGAGCGAGTCTCCGATCCCCCACCAGCCACCGAGCCAATCTCCGATTCCCCACCACCTTCCCCCGTCGAGCGAGTCTCCGATCCCCCACCAACCACCAAGCCAATCTCCAGTTCCCCACCACCTTCCCCCGTCGAGTGAGTCTCCGATCCCCCACCATCCACCGAGCCAATCTCCGGTTCCCCACCACCTTCCCCCATCGAGTGAGTCTCCGACCCCCCACCATCCACCGAGCCAATCTCCAGTTCCCCACCACCTTCCCCCGTCGAGTGAGTCTCCGATCCCCCACCAGCCACCGAGCCAATCTCCGGTTCCCCACCACCTCCCTCCTTCCCCTTCGCCTCACTACGCCCCCGTTGAGCCACCTAAACCGCATACCTACCATCAAAGAAGGTCCATCGAAGTCGAAGGTGTTGTTTATTGTAAGTCTTGCAAGTACCCCGGTGTTGAAACCCTTCTCGATGCTAAACCGCTTTCAG GTGCTATGGTACAAATGACATGCAAGAACACCAAGCATTCTCGAGTAGTTGTGACAGCCACCACGGACAATAACGGCTACTTCTGGCTAGCATCGAAGGACGTGTCAAGCCACGCATACCACCGATGCAAGGTTTATAATGTGAAGTCATCGGACAAGAATTGCACTATAACGTCGAAAATGAACGGCGGAATAGAGGGGGCGGAGTTGAAGCCGGTAAAGGCATTCTTGGACGTTGAGAAGAAACCGGTTGTGCTTTACCGTGTTGGACCATTAGCATACGAACCCACCTGTCCACGTTGA